One part of the Sporosarcina ureae genome encodes these proteins:
- a CDS encoding thioredoxin family protein, whose protein sequence is MKEIKTASEFEEIIASDKPVLVKFEAGWCPDCKRMDMFIDPIVEKYDTYTWYDADRDVIPEIAEKYEVMGIPSLLVFKNGEKHAHLHSAFAKSPEQVMAFLDEVKI, encoded by the coding sequence ATGAAAGAAATTAAAACAGCAAGTGAGTTTGAAGAAATCATTGCGAGCGACAAACCAGTGCTTGTGAAGTTTGAAGCTGGCTGGTGCCCTGACTGTAAGCGTATGGACATGTTCATCGATCCAATCGTTGAAAAATACGATACATACACATGGTATGATGCGGATCGCGACGTTATTCCTGAAATCGCTGAGAAGTATGAAGTCATGGGTATTCCAAGCTTGTTAGTCTTCAAAAATGGTGAAAAGCATGCACACTTGCATAGTGCGTTTGCGAAGTCACCTGAACAAGTTATGGCGTTCTTAGATGAAGTAAAGATCTAA
- a CDS encoding C39 family peptidase, with amino-acid sequence MSKYIEVKGKSQYDHDIEPRYRPSACGSVTAYVLLRHFFPTEQTPSINELYRTLGSTKIGLPTWRFVRRLNQMLGSQWNVKVCTVQQAIEQIDEDRPVALKFDKWFKFKWRSRFSFNYHWVVMVGYEYVDNQLLVLVHDHGGRNSASRVRSIPYEPNKKILTFVTIEPLKR; translated from the coding sequence ATGTCCAAATACATAGAAGTGAAAGGCAAATCACAATATGATCACGACATTGAACCACGCTATCGTCCATCGGCTTGCGGGTCTGTTACAGCGTATGTATTGTTGCGCCATTTCTTTCCCACCGAACAAACTCCTTCTATTAATGAGCTGTATCGAACATTAGGTAGTACGAAGATTGGTTTGCCTACTTGGCGGTTTGTTCGTAGGCTGAACCAAATGCTCGGCTCGCAATGGAATGTGAAAGTTTGTACTGTACAGCAGGCAATTGAACAGATCGATGAAGACCGTCCTGTTGCGTTGAAATTTGATAAATGGTTCAAATTCAAATGGCGTAGTCGTTTTTCATTCAATTACCACTGGGTCGTAATGGTTGGCTATGAATATGTAGACAATCAACTGCTTGTACTCGTTCATGATCACGGTGGCAGAAATAGCGCGAGCCGTGTACGCTCTATCCCTTATGAGCCGAATAAAAAGATTTTGACGTTTGTTACGATCGAACCGTTAAAACGGTGA
- a CDS encoding 5'-3' exonuclease: MNENKPHILVVDGMALLFRSFFATAHSGQFFRNAMDVPTNGVQGFARHTMSAISIFQPTHLAVCWDMGSKTFRNELFADYKAHRPAPAPELIPQFDMAREVSETLRWKSYGIKNMEADDLIGSLVETWKDEAKLTVVSGDKDLLQLLKPDVSIALTKKGFTQYDEYTEARFIEEYGITPKQFIDMKAFTGDSSDGYPGVKGIGPKTALKLIQEYGSVDGVLAAKENLTAGLQKKLNAEEEMLMISRDLATIHCEIKLDDPLEELIIPEFTVETAKVMEEQGYSMIAKQGLPVSPF, from the coding sequence ATGAATGAAAATAAACCGCATATTTTAGTAGTAGACGGAATGGCGCTCTTGTTCCGTTCGTTTTTTGCGACGGCACATAGTGGTCAGTTTTTCCGCAATGCAATGGATGTACCGACGAACGGGGTACAAGGGTTTGCACGTCACACGATGAGTGCCATCTCGATTTTCCAACCGACACATTTGGCGGTGTGCTGGGATATGGGATCGAAAACATTTCGTAATGAATTATTCGCAGACTATAAAGCGCATCGCCCAGCACCTGCACCAGAATTAATTCCACAGTTCGATATGGCACGCGAAGTATCGGAAACGCTAAGATGGAAGAGTTATGGAATTAAGAACATGGAAGCGGATGATCTGATTGGTTCGCTAGTTGAAACGTGGAAAGACGAAGCCAAATTGACCGTAGTATCGGGGGATAAAGATTTACTCCAGTTGTTGAAACCGGATGTGTCGATTGCGCTAACGAAAAAAGGATTCACGCAGTATGATGAATACACGGAAGCACGTTTTATAGAAGAGTATGGAATTACGCCGAAGCAATTTATTGATATGAAAGCATTTACTGGAGATTCGAGCGACGGATATCCTGGTGTGAAGGGGATTGGACCGAAGACGGCATTGAAGCTCATACAGGAGTATGGTTCGGTCGATGGCGTGCTTGCAGCGAAAGAAAACTTAACGGCAGGTTTGCAAAAGAAGCTAAACGCAGAAGAAGAGATGTTGATGATATCAAGAGATCTCGCAACGATTCATTGTGAAATCAAGCTGGATGATCCGCTAGAAGAATTGATCATTCCCGAGTTCACGGTAGAAACCGCCAAAGTAATGGAAGAACAGGGCTACTCCATGATTGCAAAACAAGGCCTACCGGTTTCACCGTTTTAA
- a CDS encoding MEDS domain-containing protein, giving the protein MKTRIQQLIESKRNLHILYSYKDLDHHIQLVAAYIEEGVRAGEYTILIDNERIHLLIKNELQNRLNEEEMKYLHFINNFHFYYSTGSYHPATIEQYLTETVTPYVENQLLFRSWAHVEWATMDGPWHIIEDLERFVDHAVNELSFPLICAYKEESMPEHLQELLFKTHPLIIVNDELVQSEVYERECK; this is encoded by the coding sequence ATGAAAACCCGCATTCAACAATTAATTGAAAGCAAGAGAAATTTACATATTCTTTACTCCTACAAAGATCTAGATCACCATATCCAATTGGTTGCGGCGTATATTGAGGAAGGTGTTCGCGCGGGCGAATATACCATTCTAATAGACAATGAACGTATACATCTTTTGATAAAAAATGAGTTACAGAATAGGTTAAACGAAGAGGAAATGAAATACCTTCATTTCATCAATAATTTCCACTTCTATTATTCTACTGGTAGCTATCATCCCGCTACGATTGAACAGTATTTAACAGAAACTGTCACGCCTTATGTAGAAAATCAATTACTATTCCGTTCATGGGCACATGTAGAATGGGCGACGATGGACGGTCCTTGGCATATTATAGAGGACTTGGAGAGGTTCGTAGACCACGCCGTGAACGAATTATCATTTCCGCTGATCTGTGCTTACAAAGAGGAAAGCATGCCCGAGCATTTGCAAGAATTACTATTTAAAACGCACCCGCTCATTATAGTAAATGATGAGCTCGTACAATCAGAGGTATACGAAAGAGAATGTAAGTAA
- a CDS encoding DNA alkylation repair protein, whose product MQDTIRKQIFELQEASYQKFISALIPNIDNVLGVRMPELRKLAKEIAKGDWRTYLQTANDEYFEEVMLQGLVIGYAKADVEELLTYVETFVPKIDNWSVCDSFCTGLKFTKQNKERVWSFLQPYMISDKEYELRFGIVMLLDYYIEPDYIDRVLDLLDDVQHEGYYAKMAVAWALSICFVKLPDQTMKYLTGDHSLDLFTYNKALQKITESTRVGADVKEIIRGMKRK is encoded by the coding sequence ATGCAAGACACGATCAGAAAACAAATTTTTGAACTACAAGAGGCTAGCTATCAGAAGTTTATATCCGCGCTCATACCGAATATCGATAATGTACTCGGAGTGCGCATGCCGGAACTCCGCAAACTCGCAAAGGAGATTGCAAAAGGTGACTGGCGGACATATTTGCAAACTGCGAATGACGAGTACTTTGAAGAAGTGATGTTACAAGGTTTAGTCATTGGATATGCAAAAGCGGATGTAGAGGAACTTTTGACGTATGTAGAGACATTTGTACCCAAAATAGATAACTGGTCTGTTTGCGACAGTTTTTGTACAGGGTTAAAATTCACCAAGCAAAATAAAGAACGTGTATGGTCATTCCTTCAACCGTATATGATTTCCGACAAGGAGTATGAACTTCGCTTCGGTATAGTCATGTTGCTTGATTATTATATTGAACCTGACTATATCGACAGAGTTCTTGATTTATTAGATGATGTACAACATGAAGGATATTATGCAAAAATGGCAGTTGCATGGGCGCTGTCTATTTGTTTTGTGAAGTTGCCCGATCAGACGATGAAGTATTTAACAGGGGATCACTCATTGGATTTGTTTACGTATAATAAAGCATTGCAGAAAATCACGGAATCGACACGGGTAGGGGCAGACGTGAAGGAGATCATTCGTGGTATGAAAAGGAAATGA
- a CDS encoding CotY/CotZ family spore coat protein, producing MKGRKMMNEPSVICLAMKKLLEEQEMMKKFGHGLQFVCSLPVYDTIPFTLHDCALQKPFSAHYQCIKTPYFRLEKIDIDTCCATLTLLEPVDMEGNPVEDCEELYSLKKTKSCIIVNINCFCTITPLPPKLVNRPLPIIEPKK from the coding sequence ATGAAGGGAAGGAAAATGATGAATGAACCTAGTGTGATTTGTCTAGCAATGAAAAAATTACTGGAAGAACAAGAGATGATGAAGAAATTCGGCCATGGATTACAATTTGTCTGTTCACTACCTGTCTACGATACAATCCCCTTTACACTGCATGACTGTGCATTACAAAAGCCGTTCAGTGCTCACTATCAATGTATAAAGACTCCATATTTCAGATTGGAAAAAATCGATATAGATACATGCTGCGCGACTCTGACCTTACTCGAGCCAGTCGATATGGAAGGGAATCCAGTGGAAGACTGCGAAGAACTTTACTCCCTCAAGAAGACAAAAAGCTGTATTATAGTCAATATCAATTGCTTTTGCACTATCACACCCCTACCACCTAAACTAGTCAATAGACCACTACCTATTATTGAACCGAAAAAATAA
- a CDS encoding YheC/YheD family protein — protein sequence MITVGMLHSNKHPSKVDRAFAWAAVAKMEGINFYYFSPRDVNFTTNVISGYVYEQGEWIQKELLFPDVIFNSYWMKTDEDTAVYDKLSEMIPFTSQPVGNKMSVYKRISKMSGFEKYLIPSIRVDQPKDVLEALTKYKKVIIKPVSGSQGKGVWFIEQDGELFQKVVDTEKTTTNRKQLISELQDLISEEDYLVQPYILCRTKDGNPYDLRLHVQKDREGKWIIPIIFPRIGTTDRVTSNISRGGSKGELKTFLQREFDDEWMNMKKTLEEFAEHFTIEFESTYDVEFDELGIDIGIDENNKLWIFEVNWRPGCVDFIIAIAKNHIPYAMYVAKKNEST from the coding sequence ATGATTACAGTAGGAATGTTGCATTCAAATAAACACCCAAGCAAAGTAGATAGAGCTTTCGCCTGGGCAGCTGTTGCTAAAATGGAAGGAATAAATTTTTACTACTTTTCACCACGCGATGTTAATTTCACGACAAACGTAATTTCAGGCTATGTTTATGAACAGGGCGAATGGATTCAAAAAGAATTGTTGTTCCCGGATGTCATTTTCAATTCATACTGGATGAAAACCGATGAAGATACTGCCGTCTACGATAAATTAAGTGAAATGATTCCTTTCACTTCACAACCGGTTGGCAATAAAATGAGTGTCTATAAGAGAATTAGTAAAATGTCAGGATTTGAAAAGTATTTGATCCCTTCTATACGGGTGGATCAACCGAAAGATGTATTGGAGGCTTTGACAAAATATAAAAAAGTGATTATCAAACCAGTATCCGGCAGTCAAGGGAAGGGGGTTTGGTTTATAGAGCAAGATGGAGAGCTGTTTCAGAAAGTAGTCGATACAGAAAAGACAACTACGAATCGAAAACAACTTATTTCCGAACTTCAAGACTTAATCAGTGAGGAAGACTATTTGGTTCAACCATATATTTTATGCCGAACAAAAGATGGGAATCCGTATGATTTAAGACTGCATGTTCAAAAGGACAGAGAGGGGAAATGGATAATTCCCATCATTTTCCCTCGGATAGGTACGACGGATCGAGTGACTAGCAACATCTCACGCGGCGGTAGTAAGGGAGAGTTAAAAACATTTTTACAAAGAGAATTTGATGATGAGTGGATGAATATGAAAAAAACTTTAGAGGAATTTGCTGAGCACTTCACGATTGAATTCGAAAGTACTTATGACGTGGAATTCGATGAGCTGGGTATTGATATAGGTATCGATGAAAATAATAAGCTATGGATCTTCGAAGTGAATTGGAGACCGGGATGCGTAGATTTCATAATCGCTATAGCAAAGAACCATATTCCTTATGCCATGTATGTCGCCAAGAAAAATGAATCAACTTAA
- a CDS encoding ATP-grasp domain-containing protein, protein MDTILFVETTKSGSSREAIKAAERIGYVTVLLTENMKYLEQREEFPEVTHMIHVDSLTEVVIRHQIHSLQKSGMKLKGIFSFVDPFVSMTAHLANEFCDSKISADAYLKMEDKVLTRTALAKNEATPKFMIYETSANLKQFIIEQEVFPLIIKSPLSKASRDVYLVEDRKEMMRVMKGMLKVHPGQQIVVEEYLDGPQYLVELVVVDGEHHLVAVIKQDIQKDLKFIITGYDFQLSLEKSLYDKLFKTIESICEDLGAKNVACHLELRYVRDTWKLIELNPRISGGAMNRMIEEAYGINLMEETLKLFIGEEMNLKRRHENYIYTHYITVNAYGTLLKVTGKNNAMIYEGVREVYVKPRKGTFMTPPTSMGNRYGYVIASGDSASKAKQNALHAAKNIKFYIETNEE, encoded by the coding sequence ATGGATACTATTTTGTTTGTGGAAACCACGAAGAGTGGTTCGAGCAGAGAAGCCATAAAGGCTGCAGAAAGGATAGGCTATGTAACGGTCTTGCTAACCGAGAATATGAAGTATCTCGAGCAAAGGGAAGAGTTCCCCGAAGTTACACATATGATTCATGTTGACAGCCTAACGGAAGTGGTGATTCGTCATCAGATTCATTCACTACAGAAGTCGGGAATGAAGTTGAAAGGGATTTTCAGTTTCGTAGATCCATTTGTTTCGATGACTGCCCATCTTGCGAATGAATTTTGCGATTCGAAAATTTCCGCTGATGCCTATCTGAAAATGGAGGACAAAGTATTAACTAGAACAGCATTAGCTAAGAACGAAGCGACACCTAAGTTTATGATTTATGAAACATCGGCAAATTTGAAACAGTTCATCATCGAACAGGAGGTATTTCCCCTCATCATCAAGTCGCCACTTTCAAAGGCATCAAGAGACGTATATCTCGTTGAAGATCGAAAAGAAATGATGCGTGTCATGAAGGGCATGTTGAAAGTCCACCCTGGCCAGCAAATTGTCGTTGAAGAATACTTGGATGGACCTCAATATTTAGTTGAACTTGTAGTGGTTGACGGGGAGCACCACCTAGTTGCAGTGATTAAACAGGACATTCAAAAAGACTTGAAGTTCATCATTACCGGTTATGATTTTCAATTATCACTGGAGAAAAGTTTATACGATAAGCTTTTCAAGACAATAGAATCTATTTGTGAGGATTTAGGTGCAAAAAATGTAGCCTGTCACCTTGAACTACGATATGTCAGGGATACCTGGAAGTTGATTGAATTGAACCCAAGAATTTCGGGTGGTGCTATGAATCGCATGATAGAAGAGGCGTATGGAATTAATTTAATGGAAGAGACATTGAAGCTTTTTATTGGAGAAGAAATGAATTTGAAGAGAAGGCACGAAAATTATATTTATACGCATTATATTACCGTGAATGCTTACGGTACATTACTGAAAGTGACAGGAAAAAACAATGCCATGATATATGAAGGTGTGCGTGAAGTCTACGTGAAGCCACGTAAAGGCACGTTCATGACTCCACCCACTTCGATGGGAAATCGATATGGTTACGTCATAGCTTCGGGCGATTCAGCATCAAAAGCGAAACAAAATGCCTTGCATGCAGCGAAGAATATCAAGTTCTATATAGAAACGAATGAGGAGTGA
- a CDS encoding FAD-binding oxidoreductase has product MTATTEKIVQALKKVLTDEQVTINETVRELHGKDESYHTMKLPDIVAFPSCTEDVSNIMRISKELHVAVIPFGLGSSLEGSVIPDNGGITIDFSNMNAILDVRAEDFLVTVQPGVTRTQLNKELKKHGLFFSVDPGADATLGGMAATNASGTTSVKYGVMRDQVRDLEVVTADGTVIHTGNKAAKSASGLHLNGLFVGSEGTLGCFTELTLRVYGIPEFTTAARASFPSVKDAVEAVVSILQAGIPIARVELVDEPSMRQVNIFSETEYKEQPTLFLEFHGNEAGLQQDVEFTKEIVADHHCENIEFETDNAERNRLWEARHNLAYAFIHGNPGKKLMVTDVCLPISELADAVNHAREVVESLNVPAGIVGHVGDGNFHVLLMMDVNDPAEIAKADELNEKIVLYALERGGTCTGEHGVGIGKQKYQQQEHGPALLVMQKIKQALDPDHLLNPNKIFHLDLEVTKP; this is encoded by the coding sequence ATGACAGCAACTACTGAGAAAATCGTCCAAGCCCTGAAAAAGGTATTAACCGATGAACAAGTAACGATCAATGAAACCGTGCGCGAACTTCATGGTAAAGATGAGTCTTACCATACGATGAAACTTCCGGATATTGTGGCGTTCCCTTCGTGTACGGAAGACGTCAGCAACATCATGCGCATCTCAAAAGAACTGCACGTTGCGGTCATTCCATTCGGACTTGGCTCAAGTCTAGAAGGCAGTGTCATCCCTGATAACGGTGGGATCACAATCGACTTTTCAAACATGAACGCGATTCTAGATGTGCGCGCAGAAGATTTCCTCGTTACTGTACAACCGGGCGTTACGCGTACTCAATTAAATAAGGAACTGAAGAAACATGGGTTATTCTTCTCTGTCGATCCAGGAGCAGACGCGACACTTGGAGGCATGGCAGCAACGAATGCTAGCGGTACGACTTCCGTCAAATACGGCGTCATGCGTGATCAAGTACGTGATCTGGAAGTTGTTACGGCTGACGGAACTGTTATACATACTGGTAATAAAGCAGCTAAATCTGCGTCGGGTCTCCATTTGAACGGATTATTCGTCGGCTCTGAAGGAACTCTTGGTTGCTTCACTGAGCTGACATTGCGCGTCTATGGTATTCCTGAATTCACAACGGCAGCTCGCGCATCCTTTCCTTCTGTAAAAGATGCGGTAGAAGCCGTAGTATCCATCCTGCAAGCTGGCATTCCAATCGCGCGCGTGGAATTAGTCGACGAACCATCGATGCGTCAAGTAAATATATTCAGTGAAACGGAGTATAAAGAACAGCCAACACTATTCCTAGAATTCCATGGCAATGAAGCCGGACTTCAACAAGACGTCGAATTCACGAAAGAAATTGTGGCGGATCATCACTGTGAAAACATTGAGTTTGAAACGGACAATGCCGAACGCAATCGATTGTGGGAGGCTCGACACAACTTGGCTTATGCTTTCATTCACGGCAACCCAGGTAAGAAGCTAATGGTGACGGATGTGTGCTTGCCTATTTCAGAACTAGCAGATGCAGTCAATCATGCGCGTGAAGTCGTTGAATCATTGAATGTGCCAGCCGGAATTGTCGGCCACGTTGGTGACGGTAACTTCCACGTACTATTGATGATGGACGTCAACGATCCAGCTGAAATCGCCAAAGCGGATGAGTTGAATGAAAAAATTGTTCTGTATGCACTCGAGCGTGGCGGTACATGTACTGGAGAGCATGGCGTAGGAATCGGCAAACAGAAATACCAGCAACAAGAACATGGCCCTGCCCTTCTAGTCATGCAAAAAATCAAACAAGCTCTCGATCCGGATCATTTACTCAATCCAAATAAAATCTTCCACCTTGATTTAGAGGTGACAAAGCCATGA
- a CDS encoding bile acid:sodium symporter family protein: MKALEAISSIAGKFFAFWVIIVAVIAFMFPSPFLGLGAYITILLGVVMFGMGLTLRAVDFKIILTNPLPVIIGVAAQFVVMPLVAFGLAYLLKLPPELAAGLVLLGSVPGGTASNVMVYLAKGNLALSVAMTSLSTLLAPLVTPLLLLLLAGQWLPVDALSMFKSIVQVIIIPIVLGLLIQRFFPRAVAKSVSVVPIISVVAILIIVAAVTSANAGNVASSGFIVFIAVFLHNGIGLLLGYLIALGLGLNENDRRAISLEVGMQNSGLGVALATAHFGPLAALPSVWGAIWHNISGPILATIWSKKPTGDTQEDHVINQVKVHS; this comes from the coding sequence ATGAAAGCACTCGAAGCCATTAGTTCTATAGCAGGAAAGTTCTTTGCATTTTGGGTCATCATTGTTGCGGTTATTGCATTCATGTTCCCGAGTCCTTTTCTTGGATTAGGTGCCTATATTACGATTTTATTAGGCGTCGTCATGTTTGGAATGGGACTGACATTACGCGCTGTGGATTTCAAAATCATTTTGACTAATCCGCTACCCGTGATCATTGGGGTTGCCGCACAATTTGTTGTTATGCCATTGGTTGCTTTCGGTTTAGCCTATTTATTGAAGCTACCACCTGAACTAGCAGCTGGCCTTGTATTACTTGGATCTGTTCCAGGCGGTACCGCTTCAAACGTTATGGTCTATCTGGCAAAAGGGAATCTTGCATTATCTGTCGCTATGACGTCCCTTTCCACATTATTGGCACCACTCGTCACACCGTTATTGTTATTATTGTTAGCAGGTCAATGGCTTCCGGTAGATGCGTTGTCGATGTTTAAGTCAATCGTACAAGTGATTATCATTCCAATCGTTCTTGGGCTACTTATTCAACGGTTCTTCCCTAGAGCGGTTGCAAAAAGTGTATCCGTCGTACCGATTATTTCAGTTGTTGCTATTCTCATCATTGTCGCTGCGGTTACTTCCGCGAATGCAGGCAATGTAGCGAGTTCAGGTTTCATCGTGTTTATCGCGGTATTCTTGCATAACGGTATCGGATTACTACTCGGCTATCTAATTGCGCTTGGACTCGGATTAAATGAAAACGACAGACGCGCCATCTCACTTGAAGTCGGCATGCAAAACTCAGGTCTTGGTGTAGCACTCGCTACCGCTCACTTCGGGCCACTCGCAGCCCTCCCCAGTGTCTGGGGTGCCATCTGGCATAATATCTCTGGTCCGATTCTAGCAACCATTTGGTCAAAAAAGCCGACTGGCGATACCCAAGAGGATCATGTGATCAACCAAGTGAAAGTACATTCATAA
- a CDS encoding CapA family protein, which translates to MRKWLVASLVFVWTVGGIILWNDWNTREYGLTSEKKSTVTSTEAKDTTEKVTEVKAEQKVEETISTTATIGMIGDVLLHNPIYTYPNFDFAFEEIKDKTASIDFLLANQESMPAGVELGLSTYPKFNSPKHILPALQNIGVDMVTFANNHTFDKGEASVRKSIEHANEYGLEYVGAYESFKDRKTQRIVEVNGIKIGVLAYTYGTNVELDLHDKEYLVNYIDRERMENEIKEMKPMVDVTIVSLHWGPEYHLETSEDQAELAQFVSDAGADVLFGHHPHVLQRYGEVGNTKVFFSLGNFYSAQPFDYTNFGGIAKLSVTKEQTGDQKTVTIEDPRFFPTGVIRDRDRRFKVVPLSKANPTIKYNDEWVENHVGVPKW; encoded by the coding sequence ATGAGGAAATGGCTTGTGGCTTCATTGGTCTTTGTCTGGACCGTTGGCGGCATAATTTTATGGAATGATTGGAATACTAGAGAGTATGGACTAACTTCAGAAAAGAAAAGTACGGTGACGAGTACGGAAGCAAAGGACACGACTGAAAAAGTAACAGAAGTGAAAGCAGAACAAAAGGTGGAAGAAACGATTAGTACTACAGCAACGATTGGAATGATCGGAGATGTGCTTTTACATAATCCCATCTACACGTATCCGAACTTTGATTTTGCATTTGAAGAAATAAAAGATAAAACGGCAAGTATTGATTTTCTATTAGCGAACCAAGAATCTATGCCAGCTGGTGTCGAACTTGGATTGTCTACGTATCCAAAATTCAACAGTCCCAAACACATACTGCCGGCTTTGCAAAACATTGGTGTCGATATGGTTACCTTCGCGAACAACCATACATTCGATAAAGGAGAAGCCAGTGTACGAAAGTCAATTGAGCATGCAAATGAATATGGGCTTGAGTATGTTGGCGCCTATGAATCATTTAAAGATCGCAAGACGCAACGGATTGTCGAAGTCAACGGCATCAAAATTGGAGTACTTGCCTATACATATGGCACAAACGTGGAGCTAGACTTGCACGACAAAGAGTACTTGGTCAACTACATCGACCGTGAACGGATGGAAAATGAAATTAAAGAAATGAAACCGATGGTAGACGTTACAATCGTATCATTGCATTGGGGGCCTGAATATCATCTCGAAACGTCTGAAGATCAAGCAGAACTTGCACAATTCGTTTCAGATGCGGGTGCAGATGTACTATTTGGACATCATCCACACGTCTTACAACGCTATGGAGAAGTAGGAAACACGAAAGTTTTCTTCTCACTTGGCAACTTCTATTCCGCTCAACCATTTGACTATACGAACTTTGGCGGAATCGCTAAGCTATCGGTGACAAAAGAACAAACAGGCGATCAAAAAACGGTAACTATCGAAGATCCACGATTTTTCCCAACTGGCGTCATTCGAGATCGAGATAGGCGTTTCAAAGTCGTCCCCCTTAGCAAAGCTAACCCAACGATTAAATACAATGATGAATGGGTTGAAAACCATGTAGGCGTACCAAAATGGTAA
- a CDS encoding SCO family protein translates to MKIKVAILLCATILFLSACNKKIETNMSEKIPDFTFTTQDDKPLGLDDLKGDWWIAYFSYTNCITVCPRTTANMVDVQEKLKEEGLKPQIVSFGIDPDYDTPEVLKKYAADFGADLNTMSFLTGYDFETIQDISKNTFLSILEKGALDQRAHSYYFYLVNPDGEIVKRYDGLTATENELLIEDVKTVLGA, encoded by the coding sequence ATGAAAATTAAAGTAGCTATTCTTTTATGCGCGACCATTTTATTTCTGAGTGCATGTAATAAGAAAATCGAAACAAATATGTCTGAAAAAATACCTGATTTTACATTTACTACACAAGATGACAAACCTCTTGGATTGGATGATTTAAAAGGGGACTGGTGGATTGCGTATTTCTCCTATACGAACTGCATTACAGTCTGCCCAAGAACAACAGCGAATATGGTCGATGTTCAAGAAAAATTAAAAGAAGAGGGTCTGAAACCTCAAATTGTATCATTCGGTATAGATCCTGATTATGATACACCTGAAGTGCTGAAGAAGTATGCTGCGGATTTTGGAGCGGATTTGAATACGATGAGTTTTTTGACAGGCTATGATTTTGAAACGATCCAAGATATTTCAAAAAACACTTTCCTTTCTATATTGGAAAAGGGAGCGCTAGATCAACGCGCCCATAGCTATTACTTTTATTTAGTAAACCCTGACGGTGAGATTGTGAAAAGATACGATGGGCTGACAGCGACTGAGAATGAATTGTTAATAGAAGACGTCAAGACGGTACTCGGCGCGTAA
- a CDS encoding OsmC family protein, which produces MSTTKIMTEIKRLIEQDPSLAISEWQGTCHYVVGEMISLETKDLHEIDLEGFAKPGEKQVMPIELLIAAATTSFGVTFHLEAHNQGVIVDRAEIVFSGVCDKAPFLGIQSGNSGITKPMIVLSAQSATNKGHLAEIAAIAIERSPILSSLKEDVTLHIK; this is translated from the coding sequence ATGAGTACAACTAAAATCATGACTGAAATTAAACGATTGATAGAGCAAGATCCGTCACTCGCCATTAGTGAATGGCAGGGGACGTGTCATTATGTAGTGGGTGAAATGATATCGCTTGAAACGAAAGATCTGCACGAAATTGATTTAGAAGGATTTGCGAAGCCAGGAGAAAAGCAAGTGATGCCGATTGAGTTATTGATCGCTGCCGCAACTACTAGTTTTGGCGTTACATTTCATTTAGAAGCACATAATCAAGGTGTAATTGTGGATCGAGCGGAAATTGTCTTCAGTGGGGTATGTGATAAAGCACCGTTTTTAGGAATTCAAAGTGGAAATAGTGGAATTACGAAACCAATGATCGTCTTATCAGCACAGTCTGCTACGAATAAAGGACATCTAGCAGAGATTGCGGCCATTGCAATTGAACGTTCACCGATTCTCTCTAGCTTGAAAGAAGACGTTACGTTGCATATTAAGTGA